The genomic segment GCGCCGATCATGCCGATTCGTAATTTATCACCTAAAAAATTTATCGGGCGCGGAGGCCGCATTCCTGCACCTACGGTAGCCCTTTCAAACTAACAAACGAGGACCGATACATTGGAATTGATTGCGCAGTTTATAGATTTTTTTATTCATCTGGATGTCCACTTAGGCGAACTCATTCAGAATTACGGTACATGGACATATCTGATTTTATTTCTCATCATTTTTGCAGAGACCGGATTGGTGGTCACACCGATTTTACCGGGTGATTCGCTTCTTTTTGCGGCGGGTGCATTTGCCGGCTTGGGTTATCTTGATCCGTGGTGGTTATTTATTTTACTCACGGTAGCCGGCATTATCGGTGATTCGGTCAATTATGCCGTGGGTTTACGCATCGGACCTAAAATTTTTCATAAAGAAAATGTACGTTTTCTCAATAAAGAATATTTACAACAAGCGCATATGTTTTACGAAAAACATGGCGGTAAAACGATTATTTTTGCGCGCTTTATTCCCATCATTCGCACGTTTGCTCCTTTTGTTGCCGGTATTGGTCAAATGACGTACCGTCACTTCATTTTTTATAATATCATCGGTTCTATCGTGTGGGTCGGACTGTTCATTTCAAGCGGTTATTTTTTCGGTAATATCCCGACCGTGCGTGAAAATTTTACCCTCGTGATTGTGGCGATCATCATCATATCGGTGATTCCTGCCGTGATCGAATTCATTCGTGCCCGTCGCAAGTCCGGTATAAACGAAGCATAATTTTAGCTATATATTTTAGAGAACGCAAAGCACGCCGTGCAAGGAGGTTGTATGAAATCTTCACGTTCAAAAAATTCGCCCGTAACTTTGCTTATCGGTACGCGTAAGGGTGCGTTTACGCTCAAAAGCGATGCGCGGCGTCGCACGTGGAAAGTATCGGCACCGATTTTTTTGGGGCATATCGTACATCATCTGATGCAGGATCCGCGCGAATCCAAACGTTGGCTGATGGCTTGCAAAACAGGGCATCTCGGGCCTACGGTATTTCAATCTGATGATCGCGGTAAAACCTGGAAAGAATCCAAACAACCGCCGGCGTTTCATAAAACAGATTCTGCCAAACGTGCGCGCGCGGTAGATCATGTCTTTTGGTTGACGCCCGGCCATGCCAGTGAACCCGGGGTGTGGTATGCCGGTACATCGCCTCAGGGTTTATTTCGCAGCGAAGATCATGGTGTGACGTGGAAAAATGTAGACGGCTTCAATGAAAATCCGATGTATGAAAAATGGACTGGTGGTGATAAAGACGGCACCCCGGACGGCCCCAAACTTCATTCGATTATTGTGGATCCGCGTAATGCACGTCATATGTATCTTGGTTGCTCCAGCGGAGGCGTTTTTGAAACCGCAGATCAAGGCAAAACGTGGACGCCTTTGAATAAAGGATGTGATGCAGAATTTTTACCGCAACCTGATCCGGAGTACGGTCACGATCCGCACTGCATACAACTTCATCCGCTCATGCCGGACCGCTTGTATCAGCAGAATCATTGCGGAGTGTATCGTATGGATCGCACGGAGGGTCGCTGGCATCGGATTGGGAAAAATTTGCCCAAACATATCGGCGATATCGGTTTTTCGATTACGCTGCATCCTACGGATCCGGACGTGGCCTGGGTTTTTCCGATGGACGGGACGTCGGTTTGGCCGCGAACTTCACCCGGCGGTAAACCGGCAGTCTATGCAACGTACAATGCGGGAAAAACGTGGAAACGTTTAGATAAAGGATTTCCGAAAAAAGATGCTTACTGGACGGTGTTTCGTCAAGCGATGGCATGCGACCAGAAAAGTAAAGTCGGTTTATATCTTGGAACGACCTCCGGAGAGGTGTGGGGCAGTACCGATGAAGGGCGATCCTGGTCGTGTTTAGTTCGGCACTTGCCGGAGATTTTTTCACTTGAAGTTTTAACCCGGTGATGATGTATGGTAATACACATTCCCAATCCTTTGCGTTCATATACATCGGACGAAAAAGTTCAAGCTGAAGGTCATACGATAGCGGAAGTTCTAAAGAATTTGGATGCACAATTTCCGGGAATACGTTTTCGCGTGATAGACGAACAAGACCGTATACGAAGGCACATCAAAATTTTTCTTAATGAAGAGATGGTAGATAACCTTAAAGAACCGATTGAATCCAAAGATACATTGCACATCATTTGCGCGTTAAGCGGAGGTTAACAGCTCTACTGTTAGCCCAGGCATTATAAAACGCATCATTTAATCTTAATCTTACTCATGCGACAATTATTTTTATGGCAGCGCATTACGCTATGTGTATTTGTTTTGCATATCGCATGTTCTGATCTAAAAGCACAAAGCTCTCTGCCGGTCATTGAGTTGACAGCACAATCCACGGTAATGGATGTGACCACAAAGATGGAGATTTTTGAAGATGCGAGCGGACAAAGTCAAATTGAGGATGTTATCCGTGATGATGTTTTGTTTAAAATAAACGATCAGGCTATGCCTAATTTTGGATTTACAAAATCCGCTTATTGGGTTCGTTTTGTCGTCCGGTCATCATCGGAGGCACATTGGTTTTTGCATCTCGATTTTCCTCTGATGGATGAATTGGTGATATACAGATTATCGAACGGGTTGCCGGAACCAATCCGAATAACCGGAAGAATGCGTGAATTTTCTTCGCGTGCTATTCCGCATCGTACCTTTGCAGTTCATTTACCTCTGCATGCAGGTTCGACGGATACCTTGTACGCGCGGTTTCGTACGGATGATACGATGACGTTGCCCTTGTATCTTATTCGGGCGGATGTTTTCCGCGAAAGAGACCATACGCAGCAGTTTGGTTTCGGTTTGTACTACGGTATTATGCTCGTGATGGCATTGTATAATGTTTTTATTTTTTTCAAACTTCGCGATCGATCCTACCTCTATTATGTTTTATATATTGTCAGTTTTGGGATGCTCCTGATGTATCAAAACGGCATTAGCTATGAACTTTTTCCGTGGGCTCAATGGCGAATGGATCCGTTTTGGAGTTCGATGGCAAGTTTGTGGGGCATTCAGTTTTCGAGGCATTACCTGCTTAGTCATCGTTTTACGCCGCGCCTGGATCGCGTGCTAAAGATTTTGCTAATGATGTCTGTCGTATCCGTTGTGATTTCTGTTGTCGCTCCTTATCGGTTTTCGATTTGGCCCGGTGTAGTGATCGGGATACTGATTTTTCCTTTAATGATTTCTACAGCGATTATAGCGATTCGTAAAAATTATACGCCCGGAAAGATATTTCTCACGGCATGGATTGTTTTACTTACAGGTATTGTTCTTAACGCTTTTATGAGCATGGGATTGCTTCCGGCCAACGATATCACTCTTTACGGCATTCAGGTGGGTTCAGCGTTAGAAACGGTTTTACTTTCACTCGGCCTTGCCAACCGTATCAGTGTACTCAAACATGAAAAAGAGGAAGCTGAAAAAAAATTATTCGAAACGGAACTTCGTATGAAAGCCGCAGTCGTTCAACAA from the bacterium genome contains:
- a CDS encoding MoaD/ThiS family protein, with amino-acid sequence MVIHIPNPLRSYTSDEKVQAEGHTIAEVLKNLDAQFPGIRFRVIDEQDRIRRHIKIFLNEEMVDNLKEPIESKDTLHIICALSGG
- a CDS encoding glycosyl hydrolase, whose product is MKSSRSKNSPVTLLIGTRKGAFTLKSDARRRTWKVSAPIFLGHIVHHLMQDPRESKRWLMACKTGHLGPTVFQSDDRGKTWKESKQPPAFHKTDSAKRARAVDHVFWLTPGHASEPGVWYAGTSPQGLFRSEDHGVTWKNVDGFNENPMYEKWTGGDKDGTPDGPKLHSIIVDPRNARHMYLGCSSGGVFETADQGKTWTPLNKGCDAEFLPQPDPEYGHDPHCIQLHPLMPDRLYQQNHCGVYRMDRTEGRWHRIGKNLPKHIGDIGFSITLHPTDPDVAWVFPMDGTSVWPRTSPGGKPAVYATYNAGKTWKRLDKGFPKKDAYWTVFRQAMACDQKSKVGLYLGTTSGEVWGSTDEGRSWSCLVRHLPEIFSLEVLTR
- a CDS encoding DedA family protein, with the translated sequence MELIAQFIDFFIHLDVHLGELIQNYGTWTYLILFLIIFAETGLVVTPILPGDSLLFAAGAFAGLGYLDPWWLFILLTVAGIIGDSVNYAVGLRIGPKIFHKENVRFLNKEYLQQAHMFYEKHGGKTIIFARFIPIIRTFAPFVAGIGQMTYRHFIFYNIIGSIVWVGLFISSGYFFGNIPTVRENFTLVIVAIIIISVIPAVIEFIRARRKSGINEA